TGGCGGTGGAGGGGGCGATGCCAAACTATTAATGGCCATTGGTGCTTGGCAGGGGTTTTATAATCTTATCCTGATCATATTTATTGCTTTATGGTCAGCCCTTGTCTATTTTGCAATTCTGCACCTATATTACTTCATAAAAAAACAACCTGCACCAAAGGTTATTCCCTTTGGTGTGTGTTTTTTTATAGGGGTGGTTACACAAAAACTAATTGAGGTGGTGTTGTGAGTATAAAGGAAAAAATACTTCGCATGGCGGCA
This genomic interval from Desulforamulus reducens MI-1 contains the following:
- a CDS encoding prepilin peptidase is translated as MTWYIVFTFTLACAVTDYRKYLIYDKITLPAMATGLLFHITPWGFGNKYALVGILFGFIIGYLGAIFGGGGGDAKLLMAIGAWQGFYNLILIIFIALWSALVYFAILHLYYFIKKQPAPKVIPFGVCFFIGVVTQKLIEVVL